The genomic window CCCCAATATAAACGGGGTCTCCCCAAATTGGGGGGGGTAGGATGCCCTAGGGGGGGAATGGGGGTGTCCCCCCCAAATCCACCCTGTGTCCAATAAATAAACCGTGGGAGGGGCACCCCGGGAGTGTCAAGCATTAGTTTTGGGGGGTGGGGCTGGGCCCCCAAACTCCCCCCCCTCACATCTCCCCCAGTACAAGGGGGGTGGCAGCGGGGTCTGAGGGGGCTTTGGCGTGAAGCTGAGGTTTAGGGGGCACCCCCAGACACCCCCAGCTTAAGGCAATAGCTTTGCTCTGTCAGTCTCTGTCCCCTTCCCCAAATTCGGGGGCGGGGGGGCACTTTGGGGAGCTCCCCCTTCCCAGAGCAGAAGGGGAGGTCCTGGAAGGCAGCTCTGAACATCCCACCCCACTGGGGAGGGGCTTTGGACTTCCCCGCCAAGCTGGGGGGGCtatggggatttgggggggccAGGTGGactgtcctgggcagcaggggggtctgggggtggggggggagcATCCCCCCCCATCTCGTTGAAGATTTCGGGGTTCTCCAGCATCTCCCGGATCAGGGGGGGCATCGGCCCCGGGATCTCCGTGCGCAGGGTGATGGCTCGTTCCGCCCCTGGGGGAGCCAAAACGTCAGCACCCCCTGAACTCCGGCCCCCTCAAGGCCTTGGGCCCCTCCTCAGAGATGGAACCCCCTTCCAAAAAATTAGCTTTCAATACCCCCTCAAATTTCAATACCTCCCAAAATCCTGAACCCCCAAAACCTTGGACCCCTCAAGGCCTTGAACACCCCCAAAATGAGCTTCAATCGCTCCAAAACCTTGACACCCCCTTGACACCGCAAAGAGATTGAATCCCCCCCTACCCAGAGGCCTTGTATCCCACCCAAAAATGAGCTTCAACACCCTCTTAAATTTCAATAGCCCCCAACTTTCAAAACCCCACAAAAGCTTCAACGCCTTAAAAACCTCGAACCTCCCCAGATACCTTGAACATCACCAAAATGAGCTTCAACCCCCTCTCAAAACCTAGAAACACCCCCAAAAACTGCCCCTCCCTGAGAGCTTCAACACCCCTGGTGCCAGGGACGGGTTTGGGGGTGTCCTGGTGGGTTTTGGGGTCCTGGGAGGGTTTGGTGGTGACTTTGAACAGCGTTTGGGAAGATCACTGTGACGGGGGGGTTTTGAGGAGGTTCTGGGGTCCTGGCGGGGTTGCTGCAGTTTGGGGGGGGTCCTGGCGGGGTTGCTGCAGTTTGGGGGGGGTCCTGGAGATCTGGGGGTTGCTCACCCTTGGTGCTGATGCCACGCAGGTCGGTGATTTTGAGCAGCATCTGGGGGAAACGCTGCGGCTGCCGCGGGCGCCGGCGCCGGGCATAGACCCGGAGAGCCTCGAGCAGCGGCTCCTGCAGGCGCTCCACGCgccggggctgctccagctccatccgGTCTGCGAAGAGAGGAAGAGGCCACCTGGATAGAcactgtccccgtgtccccatgtccccacatATCCATCTTCTGTCCTAGAGatccccgtgtccccacctCCGCAGCTGAGCGGCCACAACTCAgtcccatgtccccatgtccccgtgtcccctgcccaCTGCAGCCCTGGTACCCCCCATGCCCCCCGAACCCTCACCCTGACAGATGAGGCAGATAACGCTGAGCAGCCCCAACCCAGGCCCAcgtccccatgtcccccacactgccctgctgtcccccgtgtccccacccCCACAGATGAGGCAGATGGCGCTGAGCAGCCCGGTCTCGGTGTCATCGAGCTGCAGCGGCAGCAGCTGCCCCGCGAAGGCGAACACGAGGTCAGTGAGGGGCCCAAATCCCGCGTTGTGCATCTGGGTGCGGGTCAGCGTCAGCCCATCCGAGAACGTCATCGTGTCCTGCTCCGGGGTGTAGCGGGTGCAGATCCGCAGcatctgcagggcagggaccccAGAATCACCAAGGGGTGCCAGAATACATCCAGGGACACCAAAAATGTGTCCAGGGTCACCAAAATCACCAAGGGGCAACAGAATCCACACAAGGGCGCCTAAAATCCACAGAAGGGTCCGAAAGTACGACCAGGGACACCAAAAATTCACCCAGGGTCAGCCCATCCCACCCCTTGTCCTGCTCTGGAATGTAGCACGTGCAGACCCACAgcatctgcagggctgggaccccaaaatcccctgaGGACCTGCCCGTCCTGGAGCATCATCGTGTTCTGTTCTGGCTCTGCCAGAGGACAGACACAGCACTCGGGGGGGTCAGGGGCACCCCAAAATAGCCAAGGGTCACCAAAAGCACCTAAGGGACCCCCAAGTTTCCCACCCAGAGATCCCAAAATCGACCCAGGCCCTCCCAGTAGACCTCCCAGACCCTCTCCAGGAGATCTGTCTGTGGGGTGGTGAGGTCAGGACCACCGTGGGCCACCCCAAGCCCCTTCAAGGAACCCCCAACCCCCCTGAGGAGCCCCTGCAACCCCCGAGGAGGCGCAGCCCTCACCAGGATGTCGAGGCAGGCAGCCTTGAGCAGAGTGATCTGGTCAGCCATGCTGAGCCCCGTGAAGCCCGGGAGGCGCTTGGCAAACTCCACGATCTTGATGATGCACTTGGTGGCCAGCTCGCTGAACttgtcccacagccccaggtcCAGCTGCACCCGGTGGTCAGCGCTCGAGTTCTGGGGGCATGGCGGGGCCCCGGCTCTGTTAGGGGGGTGGTTCAGGAGCCCCTGGGACCCCCTGGAACCTCTGGGACCCCAACCCCAGCACCCTGAACTTGTCCCAGAGCCCCAGGTCCAGCTGCACCCAGGGGTCAACGCTTGAGTTTTGGGGGGAACGGGTTCAGTTATGGGAGTTCAGCGTGGATTGGGACTCCCTGGGACCCCATGAGACCCCAATATCAGTAACCCCCAGGTCCATTTGCAACATGTGGTCAATGTTCAATTTATGGGGGACATGGGCTCAGTGGGGGTTCAGGACCTGCTGGGACCCCCTGGAACCTGCTGGGACCCCCTGGAACCTGCTGGGACCCCCTCCTCAGTGATCCCCAGCTCCTGAACTCAACCCCAGCCCCAGGTCCAGCTGCCCCCCTCCCTCAGCACTTGTATTTTCTGGGATCAGGGGGTACAGAGACCCCACTCTGGGCTCCAGGGTTGGGGTTCCTCCTATGAGTAACCCCCCAAACACCCTCCATGTTCCCCAGTGCTCGGTCCCAGTGAACCCCACCCCCTGAACGTGTCCCCCAGCCCACCAATTGCTCAGCGCTTGGGTTTTGGAGGGTCATGAAGGAACAGGGACCCAACTGTAGGTCTGAGGATTGGGgtccccccaaaaaccccctgTGGACAGAAACCTGGTGCCTCACTCCCCCTGAACGTGtaccccagccccagctgcccccagtgCTCATGTTTGGGGGGGATCAGGAGGGAGCAGCAACCCTGCTCCAGATCCAAGGGTTGGGGGAGGGTTGGGGTCCCCCCTCggtccccccagccctgctcaccgTGGTGTACTTGCCCAGCTGGCCCAGAGAGGGGAAGGTCTCCTGGTGGGCTCTGCTGACCCTCCGCACCAGCTCGGCCAGCTCGGGGCTCAGCTCATCCCCCCCCAGATCCTCCTTcacctccttcttcctcttccgGTCGTTCCGCACGGCTGGgggggtgggatttgggggtcgGGGGCATTGCTGGGCCCCCTCAAATCCCTCCCAGGTGGggtttcctcccctctccccccaaaaatccccccatGGGACAGGAACATCACCACCATGAGCATCCCCAGGACCCTGGGACCTCTCAGCAAAGCTTTGAGGGTCTCAGTTTTAGGGGAGTCCCCTGCAGGACCAAGAGGGGGaacccccacaccccacagtcccctccacagccccaaatcctccccaaacccctcccaaGAACAGGAACATCCCCAGGCCCACTGTGACACCAGCAGGGCCCCTCAGCGATGCTTGAGGCGGATCTCCAACGTCGGGGGACCCCAGCCCGGACCCCCTCGCACCTTCCTTGGACATTCCGACCTGGAAGCACTTCTGGAGGCGGCAGAACTGGCACCGGTTCCGTGTGACCTTGTCGATCTGGCAGTTCCGCTCCCGGTGACACGTGTACACCATGTTCTTCTGGATGCTCCGCCGGAAAAACCCCTGCAGTGGGAAAACGGGGCTGAGGGGCCAGGGCACCCCCAAACTGGGGGCACCAGTAGCAcatccccagggatcccagTAAGGCTCCTCAGTGTTTGCTGCCCTGTATCCCAGGGTGGGGCACAGGGCTTGGGGTCTCCCGTTTCCTTGGGGGGCTCCCATTGTCCCTGAGGGGTCCCCATTCCTCAGCGGTGCTCCCATTCACCCCACAGGGTCCAtgatgtccccaagtgtccccacTCCAGCTCCCCAGTGCTTGGGGGACTCCCACCTCCAAAGGGGTCCCTGTTCCACGAGTGGGTCCCCACTgcctggggggggggggcccTTTTCTTGGAGCACATTCCCAGTGTCCAAAGGAACCCCCCAGAGCCTCCTCCAAGTGCTGGGTCCCCGCTTCCCCCACTCCCATCACAGAGTCCCCACTGCCCCCACCAGGGTTTCACTGTCTCAGGGGGCTCCCCCTGCCTGGGGGGATCCCCACTGTCCCCCGCTGCCCCCCACCAGGGTTTCACTGTCTCAGGGGTGTCCCCCTGCCTTGGGGGGTCCCCActgcccccccagccccacgcaCCTTGCAGCCCTCGCAGGAGCTCACCCCGTAGTGGTACCCCGAGCTGCGGTCGCTGCACACGAAGCAAGGCTTGTGCACGCGGGGGGGCGGCGGAGGAGAGGGGGGGCCCGTGTCCCCCAAAACCCGCCCAGGGGagggctccagggctggaggggtAAAAGGCAGGGCGAGTTAAACAGCCCCTCTCCAAAGGGGCCCCAGATCTttgggagggaaaggggaaactAAAGCACAGGGGG from Prinia subflava isolate CZ2003 ecotype Zambia unplaced genomic scaffold, Cam_Psub_1.2 scaffold_52_NEW, whole genome shotgun sequence includes these protein-coding regions:
- the RARG gene encoding retinoic acid receptor gamma isoform X1 yields the protein MFGCVEAAAAPRRLHDVTNRGGCSLRRVPVPPGCGGPARRALEPSPGRVLGDTGPPSPPPPPRVHKPCFVCSDRSSGYHYGVSSCEGCKGFFRRSIQKNMVYTCHRERNCQIDKVTRNRCQFCRLQKCFQVGMSKEAVRNDRKRKKEVKEDLGGDELSPELAELVRRVSRAHQETFPSLGQLGKYTTNSSADHRVQLDLGLWDKFSELATKCIIKIVEFAKRLPGFTGLSMADQITLLKAACLDILMLRICTRYTPEQDTMTFSDGLTLTRTQMHNAGFGPLTDLVFAFAGQLLPLQLDDTETGLLSAICLICGDRMELEQPRRVERLQEPLLEALRVYARRRRPRQPQRFPQMLLKITDLRGISTKGAERAITLRTEIPGPMPPLIREMLENPEIFNEMGGDAPPPPPDPPAAQDSPPGPPKSP
- the RARG gene encoding retinoic acid receptor gamma isoform X2 produces the protein MGTRASVRWARGGSFVSRVGARGAGGLLWVFRPGALPWAGFGGHGPPLSSAAPPRAQALLRVQRPQLGVPLRGELLRGLQGVFPAEHPEEHGVHVSPGAELPDRQGHTEPVPVLPPPEVLPAVRNDRKRKKEVKEDLGGDELSPELAELVRRVSRAHQETFPSLGQLGKYTTNSSADHRVQLDLGLWDKFSELATKCIIKIVEFAKRLPGFTGLSMADQITLLKAACLDILMLRICTRYTPEQDTMTFSDGLTLTRTQMHNAGFGPLTDLVFAFAGQLLPLQLDDTETGLLSAICLICGDRMELEQPRRVERLQEPLLEALRVYARRRRPRQPQRFPQMLLKITDLRGISTKGAERAITLRTEIPGPMPPLIREMLENPEIFNEMGGDAPPPPPDPPAAQDSPPGPPKSP